The Acidobacteriota bacterium genome has a segment encoding these proteins:
- a CDS encoding 4Fe-4S dicluster domain-containing protein: protein MNILEKKKVPEFMAALAADYDLYGPIVHPDSKDVLFDRAADPGDIALQAPIPYNPAKIPFFPQRESILGYTYDRSTGDVRIAPADLVRPKALVGIRSCDLTGLLCLDRFFLGQEFVDDVFRDHRRKTFIVANTCVRPFPQCFCVCTDSGPSAREGFDINLTEAGDVYLVEAGSEKGEALVRKLELPAADEAQTALKDKIVDGSIALFDEVSRENKAWISRATNRLTTGFIRNEVWEYIGKQCFECGACAFTCPSCSCFNIEDLNGPDGTTDRCRTWDSCSFEGYTKMAGDHNPRRPVEDRRNKRFFCKLSYSQSRKYLRPGCVGCGRCVRVCPGDIGLPTVVTAIRREITE, encoded by the coding sequence ATGAACATCCTCGAGAAAAAAAAGGTTCCCGAATTCATGGCGGCGCTGGCCGCGGACTATGACCTATACGGTCCGATCGTTCATCCCGATTCGAAAGACGTCCTCTTCGACAGGGCGGCCGACCCCGGGGACATCGCCCTCCAGGCCCCCATTCCTTACAACCCGGCCAAGATCCCCTTTTTCCCCCAGCGCGAATCGATCCTCGGCTATACCTATGATCGCTCGACCGGAGATGTGCGGATCGCGCCGGCCGATCTTGTCCGGCCCAAAGCCCTGGTCGGCATCCGTTCCTGCGATTTGACCGGGCTTCTCTGTCTCGACCGGTTCTTTCTCGGACAGGAGTTCGTCGATGACGTCTTCAGGGACCACCGCCGCAAAACCTTCATCGTCGCCAACACCTGTGTCCGGCCCTTTCCCCAGTGCTTCTGCGTCTGCACGGACAGCGGCCCCTCGGCCCGGGAGGGCTTCGACATCAACCTCACGGAAGCCGGAGATGTCTATCTCGTGGAAGCCGGCAGCGAAAAGGGCGAGGCTCTTGTCCGGAAGCTCGAACTTCCGGCCGCGGATGAGGCCCAGACGGCCCTCAAAGATAAAATCGTCGACGGATCCATCGCCCTCTTCGACGAGGTTTCCCGGGAAAACAAAGCCTGGATCTCCCGGGCGACCAACCGTCTGACGACGGGCTTCATCCGAAACGAGGTCTGGGAATACATCGGAAAACAGTGCTTCGAGTGCGGCGCCTGCGCGTTCACCTGTCCATCCTGTTCCTGTTTCAACATCGAGGATCTCAACGGGCCTGACGGGACGACGGACCGCTGCCGGACCTGGGATTCCTGCTCCTTCGAGGGATATACGAAAATGGCCGGCGATCACAACCCCCGCCGCCCGGTCGAGGACCGCCGCAACAAGCGTTTCTTCTGCAAGCTGTCCTATTCCCAGTCCCGGAAATACCTCCGCCCCGGCTGTGTCGGCTGCGGGCGGTGCGTCCGCGTCTGTCCCGGCGACATCGGCCTGCCCACGGTCGTGACGGCCATCCGGCGGGAGATCACGGAGTAA